A stretch of Sphingomonas sp. JUb134 DNA encodes these proteins:
- a CDS encoding protein adenylyltransferase SelO family protein — MANRSQPNPSPVPYRPEQAILELGPEFYDPVAAADFPKTILRFRNDRAAASVGLETLDDAEWIAHFGRFQPLADNLQTPLALRYHGHQFRSYNPDLGDGRGFLFAQMRDDRDRLMDLGTKGSGQTPWSRFGDGRLTLKGAVREILATEMLEALGVETSRTFSVIETGEELTRGDEPSPTRSAVMVRLSHGHIRIGTFQRLAYHQDADSMERLVGYVLRHFYREEPGEDGPVRLLDHVVSRTARLAGQYMAASFVHGVLNTDNINVSGESFDYGPWRFAQTWDPAFTAAYFDHAGLYAFGRQPEAIYWDAMQLAVSLRTLVDSEPLIAVLEEFAPRYQEAVRQAMLWRLGVTPRGETEDRTLVGQMELALRETSAPVDAFFHDAFGGTLPDEPRYGEAFAAVRAALAGYAPRKPRDHPHWDAAPCKLSIEEVEAIWAPIAEADDWSVLHDKVAQIRQLGEALR, encoded by the coding sequence ATGGCCAATCGCTCGCAACCCAATCCGTCGCCCGTCCCCTATCGGCCCGAACAGGCGATCCTGGAGCTTGGGCCTGAATTCTACGATCCCGTTGCGGCGGCGGACTTTCCCAAGACGATCCTGCGGTTCCGCAACGATCGTGCGGCGGCGAGCGTCGGGCTCGAGACGCTCGACGATGCCGAATGGATCGCGCATTTCGGGCGCTTCCAGCCATTGGCCGACAACCTGCAGACGCCGCTGGCGCTGCGCTACCACGGCCACCAGTTCCGGTCGTACAACCCGGACCTGGGCGACGGGCGCGGCTTCCTGTTCGCGCAGATGCGGGACGACCGCGACCGGTTGATGGACCTGGGCACCAAGGGATCGGGGCAGACGCCGTGGAGCCGGTTCGGCGACGGGCGGCTGACGCTGAAGGGCGCGGTTCGCGAGATCCTGGCGACCGAAATGCTGGAGGCGTTGGGCGTCGAGACCAGCCGTACCTTCTCGGTGATCGAGACCGGCGAGGAACTGACACGGGGCGACGAGCCCTCCCCCACCCGCTCTGCGGTGATGGTGCGGCTGAGCCACGGGCATATCCGCATCGGCACCTTCCAACGGCTCGCCTACCACCAGGACGCGGACTCAATGGAGCGGCTGGTCGGCTATGTGCTGCGCCACTTCTATCGCGAGGAACCGGGCGAGGATGGTCCGGTACGACTGCTCGACCATGTGGTCAGCCGCACCGCTCGGCTGGCCGGGCAGTATATGGCGGCGAGCTTCGTCCATGGCGTGCTCAACACCGACAACATCAACGTGTCGGGCGAGAGCTTCGACTATGGCCCGTGGCGCTTCGCCCAGACGTGGGACCCGGCGTTCACGGCCGCCTATTTCGACCATGCCGGGCTCTACGCCTTCGGGCGCCAGCCGGAGGCGATCTATTGGGATGCGATGCAGCTGGCGGTGTCGCTGCGCACGCTGGTGGATTCCGAGCCGCTGATCGCGGTGCTGGAGGAGTTCGCGCCGCGCTACCAGGAGGCGGTGCGCCAGGCGATGCTGTGGCGGCTGGGCGTGACGCCGCGCGGAGAGACCGAGGATCGCACGCTCGTCGGGCAGATGGAGCTTGCCCTGCGGGAGACGAGCGCGCCGGTGGACGCCTTCTTCCACGACGCGTTCGGGGGCACGCTGCCGGACGAGCCCCGCTATGGCGAGGCCTTTGCCGCGGTGCGCGCGGCGCTCGCGGGCTATGCGCCGCGCAAGCCGCGCGACCATCCGCATTGGGACGCGGCGCCGTGCAAGCTCTCGATCGAGGAAGTGGAAGCGATCTGGGCGCCGATCGCCGAGGCGGACGACTGGTCGGTGCTCCATGACAAGGTGGCGCAGATCCGGCAGCTGGGCGAGGCGCTGCGCTAG
- a CDS encoding succinylglutamate-semialdehyde dehydrogenase: MSDIELVSTEPATGAFLWRGACGNVDAEVTEARASWPAWAAQPLSYRAEALRRFANVVRARGEDFADLIARETGKPLWEARGEVEAVMAKVDTSISAFAERTGQRRLDAQMGSRLALRHKPHGVLAVLAPYNLPADIPNGHIVPALLAGNAVVFKPSEKTPATGAFLVDCYRAAGIPEGCVRLLIGGPETGRALSEHPLIDGLLFTGSARTGLALNRRFAEHPEKILALEMGGNNPILVWDTPDLYTAAVLVVQSAFLGAGQRCTAARRLIVDQRLADPLLEQINALIDRMIIDAPHADPAPFMGPMIDNDAADRLTERFLNLSGKGGRPIRYLERPVEGRPFVTPALVDMTEAGERPDAEFFGPLLQVIRAESFEAAVAEANNTRYGLCAALVSQDPRRYDAFWANIRAGVINWNRPTTGTSPKAPFGGLGWSGNHRPGAFYAADYCAYPVASSEAEQARASIGVGLRDG, from the coding sequence ATGAGCGACATCGAACTCGTCTCGACCGAACCCGCGACCGGCGCCTTTCTGTGGCGCGGCGCCTGCGGCAACGTCGACGCGGAAGTCACCGAGGCGCGGGCGAGCTGGCCGGCCTGGGCAGCGCAGCCCCTGTCCTATCGCGCGGAAGCCTTGCGCCGCTTCGCCAACGTAGTGCGTGCGCGTGGGGAGGACTTCGCCGACCTGATCGCGCGCGAGACCGGCAAGCCGCTGTGGGAAGCACGCGGCGAGGTGGAAGCGGTGATGGCGAAGGTCGACACCTCGATCTCCGCCTTTGCCGAGCGCACCGGGCAGCGCCGGCTCGACGCGCAGATGGGTTCGCGCCTTGCGCTGCGGCACAAGCCGCACGGGGTGCTGGCGGTGCTGGCGCCGTACAATCTGCCTGCCGACATTCCCAACGGCCACATCGTGCCCGCGCTGCTGGCGGGCAATGCGGTGGTGTTCAAGCCTTCGGAAAAGACGCCGGCGACCGGCGCCTTCCTGGTCGACTGCTATCGCGCGGCGGGCATTCCGGAAGGCTGCGTGCGGCTGCTGATCGGCGGGCCGGAGACCGGCCGGGCGCTGTCGGAGCACCCGCTGATCGACGGGCTGCTGTTCACCGGATCGGCGCGCACCGGCCTTGCCCTCAACCGCCGCTTTGCCGAGCATCCGGAGAAGATCCTGGCGCTGGAGATGGGCGGCAACAATCCCATCCTGGTGTGGGACACGCCCGATCTCTACACGGCCGCGGTGCTGGTGGTGCAATCCGCCTTCCTGGGCGCGGGGCAGCGCTGCACCGCCGCGCGCCGGTTGATCGTCGACCAGCGGCTTGCCGATCCGCTGCTGGAACAGATCAATGCGCTGATCGACCGGATGATCATCGACGCGCCCCATGCCGATCCCGCCCCGTTCATGGGCCCGATGATCGACAATGATGCCGCCGATCGCCTCACCGAGCGGTTCCTGAACCTGTCGGGCAAGGGCGGCCGCCCGATCCGCTACCTGGAGCGGCCGGTCGAGGGGCGTCCCTTCGTCACCCCCGCATTGGTGGACATGACCGAGGCGGGCGAACGCCCGGACGCCGAGTTCTTCGGGCCGCTGCTCCAGGTCATCCGCGCCGAAAGCTTCGAGGCCGCGGTCGCGGAGGCGAACAACACCCGCTACGGCCTGTGCGCCGCGCTCGTGAGCCAGGACCCCAGGCGCTACGACGCCTTTTGGGCGAACATCCGAGCCGGCGTCATCAACTGGAACCGGCCGACCACCGGCACCTCGCCAAAGGCGCCGTTCGGGGGCCTGGGCTGGTCCGGCAACCATCGGCCCGGCGCCTTCTACGCAGCGGATTACTGCGCCTATCCGGTGGCGTCGTCGGAGGCCGAGCAGGCGCGCGCGTCTATCGGCGTCGGGTTGCGCGACGGCTGA
- the cobA gene encoding uroporphyrinogen-III C-methyltransferase translates to MPTLLDPHARGRVILVGAGPGDPGLLTVRAVEALKSADVVVHDGLVDARVLDIAPAAAQRISVAKRRSRHTLPQESINALIVAHVKTGAIVVRLKGGDPFIFGRGGEEVEAVRAAGLPVEVIPGVSAALGCAAGAMLPLTHRDWSSAVSFVAGQCKGLTDQDWSGLAGKGRTLVIYMGVATAEAIADKLMADGVAPDMPVAVLERGTLPGARALRTLLADLGPMVGREGVQSPAVIVVGEVVQLADAEDKLGAWATAAEAMA, encoded by the coding sequence ATGCCGACGCTACTCGATCCGCACGCGCGTGGGCGCGTCATCCTGGTGGGCGCAGGACCCGGCGATCCGGGCCTGCTGACGGTGCGTGCAGTGGAGGCGCTGAAAAGCGCCGACGTGGTGGTGCACGACGGGCTGGTGGACGCGCGGGTGCTCGACATCGCCCCCGCCGCCGCCCAGCGCATCTCCGTCGCCAAGCGCCGTTCGCGCCACACGCTGCCGCAGGAATCGATCAACGCGCTGATCGTCGCGCATGTGAAGACCGGTGCCATTGTCGTGCGGCTGAAGGGCGGCGATCCGTTCATCTTCGGCCGCGGCGGCGAGGAAGTGGAAGCGGTACGTGCCGCAGGCCTGCCGGTGGAGGTGATCCCCGGCGTGTCGGCAGCGCTTGGCTGTGCGGCGGGCGCGATGCTGCCGCTCACCCATCGCGACTGGTCTTCGGCGGTGAGCTTCGTCGCCGGCCAGTGCAAGGGGCTGACCGACCAGGACTGGTCGGGGCTGGCCGGCAAGGGCCGCACGCTGGTGATCTACATGGGCGTCGCCACGGCCGAGGCGATCGCGGACAAGCTGATGGCCGACGGTGTCGCGCCGGACATGCCCGTGGCGGTGCTGGAGCGCGGGACGCTGCCGGGCGCACGCGCGCTGCGCACGTTGCTGGCGGATCTCGGCCCGATGGTCGGGCGCGAGGGCGTGCAGAGCCCGGCGGTGATCGTGGTGGGCGAAGTGGTCCAGCTGGCGGATGCAGAGGACAAGCTGGGCGCCTGGGCGACCGCAGCGGAGGCAATGGCGTGA
- a CDS encoding DUF2849 domain-containing protein — protein MKILTGNDLASGDVVWWTGNGWSRHLEDAVDVGSNGEAIAHVEEAALRVNVPYVIDAEATAEGPRPAHIKDRIRALGPTVRPDLTLKPADPDAGSWVI, from the coding sequence GTGAAGATCCTGACGGGCAATGATCTGGCGAGCGGCGACGTGGTGTGGTGGACCGGCAATGGCTGGTCCCGGCACCTGGAGGACGCGGTGGACGTCGGCAGCAATGGCGAGGCGATCGCCCATGTCGAGGAAGCCGCGCTGCGCGTGAACGTGCCTTACGTGATCGACGCGGAAGCGACCGCGGAAGGCCCCCGCCCCGCCCATATCAAGGACCGCATCCGGGCGCTCGGCCCGACGGTGCGGCCCGACCTGACGCTGAAGCCTGCCGATCCCGATGCGGGAAGCTGGGTGATCTGA
- a CDS encoding nitrite/sulfite reductase: MYKYDEYDRSIVEGRIAEFSDQVARRLSGQITEDQFKPLRLMNGLYLQLHAYMLRVAVPYGTMDSRQMRMLGHIARTYDRGYGHFTTRQNLQFNWIKLEDTPAILRELATVEMHAIQTSGNCIRNISSDQYAGAAADEVTDPRPWAELLRQWSTFHPEFTYLPRKFKIAVIAADEDRAAMRLHDIGLQIVERDGKLGAAVYVGGGMGRTPMIASLIRDFVPFEDFVSYLEACLRVYNRYGRRDNIYKARIKILLHEIGADEYRRQVEEEFVAVKALGIDPPQAEFDRIAAHFAPPPFEEGLSDELDRSDPDFAVWLDQNVKAHKQPGYAIVNISLKPTKGIPGDATADQIDRMAALAERYSFDELRVTHAQNIVLPHVRKADLYAVWQQLVEAGLAEANLDLIGDIIACPGLDYCSLANARSIPLAQKIAGRFADLGRQRDLGELKLKISGCINACGHHHAGHIGILGVDRKGTENFQLLLGGSGAEDVSLGKITGPGFSEDGVVDAIERVTDRYLAERQEGERFVDTYRRIGMEPFKEAIYG, from the coding sequence ATGTACAAGTACGACGAATATGACCGCTCCATCGTCGAGGGCCGGATCGCCGAGTTCAGCGATCAGGTCGCACGGCGCCTGTCGGGCCAGATCACCGAGGACCAGTTCAAGCCGCTGCGGCTGATGAACGGGCTCTACCTCCAGCTGCACGCCTATATGCTGCGGGTCGCCGTCCCCTATGGCACGATGGACAGCCGCCAGATGCGGATGCTGGGCCATATCGCGCGGACCTATGATCGCGGCTACGGCCACTTCACCACGCGCCAGAACCTGCAGTTCAACTGGATCAAGCTGGAGGATACGCCCGCGATCCTGCGCGAGCTGGCGACCGTCGAGATGCATGCCATCCAGACCAGCGGCAACTGCATCCGCAACATCTCGTCGGACCAGTACGCCGGTGCCGCCGCCGACGAGGTGACGGACCCGCGCCCCTGGGCGGAGCTGCTGCGCCAGTGGTCGACCTTCCACCCCGAGTTCACCTACCTGCCGCGCAAGTTCAAGATCGCGGTGATCGCGGCCGACGAGGATCGCGCGGCGATGCGGCTGCACGACATCGGGCTGCAGATCGTGGAGCGCGACGGCAAGCTGGGCGCGGCGGTGTATGTGGGCGGCGGCATGGGCCGGACGCCGATGATCGCCTCGCTGATCCGCGACTTCGTGCCGTTCGAGGATTTCGTCAGCTATTTGGAGGCGTGCCTGCGGGTCTACAATCGCTACGGACGGCGCGACAACATCTACAAGGCGCGGATCAAGATCCTGCTCCACGAGATCGGCGCCGACGAATATCGCCGCCAGGTGGAGGAAGAGTTCGTGGCGGTGAAGGCGCTGGGGATCGACCCGCCGCAGGCCGAGTTCGACCGCATCGCCGCGCATTTCGCGCCGCCCCCGTTCGAGGAAGGCCTGTCGGACGAGCTCGACCGCAGCGATCCCGACTTCGCGGTGTGGCTCGACCAGAACGTCAAGGCGCACAAGCAGCCGGGCTATGCGATCGTCAACATCAGCCTGAAGCCGACGAAGGGCATTCCGGGCGACGCCACGGCCGACCAGATCGACCGCATGGCCGCGCTTGCCGAGCGCTACAGCTTCGACGAGCTGCGCGTGACCCATGCGCAGAACATCGTCCTTCCGCATGTCCGCAAGGCGGACCTCTATGCCGTGTGGCAGCAGCTGGTGGAGGCGGGTCTCGCCGAGGCGAACCTGGACCTGATCGGCGACATCATCGCCTGCCCGGGGCTCGATTATTGCAGCCTCGCCAATGCGCGCTCGATCCCGCTCGCGCAGAAGATCGCCGGACGCTTCGCCGACCTGGGCCGCCAGCGCGACTTGGGCGAGCTGAAGCTCAAGATCTCGGGCTGCATCAACGCCTGCGGCCACCATCATGCCGGGCACATCGGCATCCTGGGCGTGGACCGGAAGGGTACGGAGAATTTCCAGCTGCTGCTGGGCGGATCGGGTGCGGAGGACGTGAGCCTGGGCAAGATCACGGGCCCCGGCTTTTCCGAGGACGGCGTGGTCGACGCGATCGAGCGCGTGACCGACCGCTATCTTGCCGAGCGCCAGGAGGGCGAGCGCTTCGTCGACACTTATCGGCGCATCGGCATGGAGCCGTTCAAGGAGGCGATCTATGGCTGA
- a CDS encoding DUF934 domain-containing protein — MAELTTNPADAGFLRFRDDAPHDEPAVTLDAFLGQSNATAVRLEAGDDARALLPYLDRIALVEVSFPKFRDGRGYSSARVLREAGYEGELRAQGDVLVDQLLPMRRCGFDSFAPEAPIDRATAEAALSRYAHFYQRAADPVQPVWKLRHGQ; from the coding sequence ATGGCTGAGCTGACCACCAATCCGGCCGACGCCGGCTTCCTGCGCTTTCGCGACGATGCCCCGCATGACGAGCCGGCGGTGACGCTGGACGCGTTCCTGGGCCAGTCCAACGCCACGGCGGTGCGGCTGGAGGCGGGCGACGATGCGCGGGCGCTGCTCCCCTATCTCGACCGAATCGCGCTGGTGGAAGTGAGCTTCCCCAAGTTCCGCGACGGGCGCGGCTATTCGTCGGCGCGGGTGCTGCGCGAGGCAGGGTACGAGGGCGAGCTGCGTGCACAGGGCGACGTGCTGGTCGACCAGCTGCTGCCGATGCGACGGTGCGGGTTCGACAGCTTCGCGCCCGAGGCGCCGATCGATCGGGCGACGGCGGAGGCAGCGCTGAGCCGCTACGCGCACTTCTACCAGCGGGCGGCCGATCCGGTGCAACCGGTGTGGAAACTGCGTCATGGGCAATAG
- a CDS encoding phosphoadenylyl-sulfate reductase produces MGNSALRIIDRLDVAPRFTLADAAQLNERFRGVDTQEMLRVALGEGLLGEVAVVSSFGAESAALLHLVASVDRSVPVLFLDTGKHFAETIAYRDELVRFLGLTDLRILQPDAERLAARDESGLRWSYDPDGCCEIRKVEPLARGLAGFDASFTGRKAFQAATRANLPRFELDGDRLKVNPLITWSKEELDAYFAAHDLPVTPLVAMGYPSIGCQPCTNKVAPGEDPRSGRWSGWNKTECGIHTPIPDGDPNQPVF; encoded by the coding sequence ATGGGCAATAGCGCGCTGCGCATCATCGACCGGCTGGACGTCGCACCCCGCTTCACGCTGGCGGATGCGGCGCAGCTGAACGAGCGGTTCCGGGGCGTCGACACGCAGGAGATGCTGCGCGTGGCGCTCGGCGAAGGGCTGCTGGGCGAAGTGGCGGTGGTGTCGTCGTTCGGGGCGGAGTCGGCGGCGCTGCTGCACCTGGTGGCGAGCGTCGACCGGTCGGTGCCGGTGCTGTTCCTCGATACCGGCAAGCATTTTGCCGAGACGATCGCCTATCGCGACGAACTGGTGCGCTTCCTGGGGCTCACCGACCTGCGCATTCTCCAGCCCGATGCCGAGCGGCTGGCGGCGCGCGACGAGAGCGGGTTGCGCTGGTCCTACGATCCCGACGGCTGCTGCGAGATCCGCAAGGTCGAGCCGCTCGCCCGCGGGCTCGCCGGGTTCGACGCGAGCTTCACCGGGCGCAAGGCGTTCCAGGCGGCGACGCGCGCGAACCTGCCGCGCTTCGAGCTGGATGGCGACCGGCTGAAGGTGAACCCGCTGATCACCTGGTCCAAGGAAGAGCTCGACGCCTATTTCGCCGCGCACGACCTGCCGGTGACCCCGCTGGTGGCGATGGGCTATCCGTCGATCGGCTGCCAGCCGTGCACCAACAAGGTAGCGCCGGGCGAAGACCCGCGCTCCGGCCGCTGGAGCGGCTGGAACAAGACCGAATGCGGGATCCACACCCCCATTCCCGACGGCGACCCCAACCAGCCCGTCTTCTGA
- a CDS encoding DUF3088 family protein encodes MAASTMSEAGQGTRDRLILIDPASTDTAYPDAHYFCFDCIVIEGVLAAYPGLRERLDIEHVAWARPRGRVVALVGEAHQSLPLLILADDAPAALATGEANGLRFAGTRDAILEALAARHGIPRRHP; translated from the coding sequence ATGGCAGCTTCGACAATGAGTGAGGCGGGGCAGGGCACGCGCGACCGGCTGATCCTGATCGACCCGGCAAGCACCGATACTGCCTACCCGGACGCGCATTATTTCTGCTTCGACTGCATCGTGATCGAAGGCGTCCTCGCCGCCTATCCAGGCTTACGCGAGCGCCTCGACATCGAGCACGTCGCCTGGGCCCGCCCGCGCGGGCGGGTAGTCGCGCTGGTAGGGGAGGCGCACCAGTCGCTTCCCCTGCTGATCCTGGCCGACGATGCGCCCGCGGCGCTCGCGACCGGTGAGGCGAACGGCCTGCGCTTCGCCGGCACCCGCGACGCGATCCTGGAGGCGCTGGCGGCGCGGCACGGCATCCCGCGCCGGCACCCGTAA
- a CDS encoding replicative DNA helicase has translation MATLAHIGGSSAPSPAARLPQNVEAEAALLGAMMIDNRLADDIVERLEPDHFFEPVHARIFEKIRDVRRQNMLANPVTLRPLFEDDSGMRELGGPGYLAQLTGSGAGLLGAKQFAEQIYDLAQLRALITVGTTLVENALDTSQTIDPRKQIEQAEEALFRVAAEGTTANTVKSFAQATTMAVQMADRALNSGGGLSGVTTGLDSINSRIGGLHHSDLIILAGRPGMGKTSLATNIAFNAARRFMDDQRAGVEKGKSVGAKVAFFSLEMSADQLATRVLAEQSGISSEALRMGKISKAEFVKLADAAADLESLPLYIDDTAGLSISGLHTRVRRLHRRLDDQLGLVVVDYLQLLQGTGRSDNRVNEISEISRGLKTLAKDIGVPVIALSQLSRAVEQREDKRPQLSDLRESGSIEQDADMVWFVYREDYYVAAKEPKRPRDGDDARVFEDHAKWAVDMERVYGLAELIIAKQRHGATGKVTMKFEPTITRFSDYVGEGYGSFDNE, from the coding sequence ATGGCCACACTTGCACATATCGGCGGCTCGTCCGCTCCGTCCCCGGCTGCGCGCCTCCCCCAGAACGTCGAGGCGGAAGCGGCACTGCTGGGCGCGATGATGATCGACAACCGGCTGGCCGACGACATCGTCGAGCGACTCGAGCCGGATCATTTCTTCGAGCCCGTCCACGCCCGCATCTTTGAAAAGATCCGCGACGTGCGCCGGCAGAACATGCTGGCCAACCCGGTCACGCTGCGCCCGCTGTTCGAGGACGACTCCGGCATGCGCGAGCTGGGTGGCCCCGGCTATCTCGCCCAGCTCACCGGCAGCGGCGCGGGCCTCCTGGGCGCCAAGCAGTTCGCCGAGCAGATCTACGACCTCGCCCAGCTGCGTGCGCTGATCACGGTCGGCACGACGCTGGTCGAGAACGCGCTCGACACCAGCCAGACGATCGATCCCCGCAAGCAGATCGAGCAGGCCGAAGAAGCGCTGTTCCGCGTCGCCGCCGAGGGCACCACCGCCAACACGGTCAAGAGCTTCGCCCAGGCGACGACCATGGCCGTGCAGATGGCCGACCGCGCGCTCAACTCGGGCGGCGGCCTGTCGGGCGTCACCACCGGCCTCGACAGCATCAACTCGCGGATCGGTGGTCTCCACCATTCCGACTTGATCATCCTCGCCGGCCGTCCCGGCATGGGCAAGACCTCGCTTGCCACCAACATTGCCTTCAACGCCGCGCGCCGCTTCATGGACGACCAGCGCGCCGGCGTTGAAAAGGGCAAGTCGGTGGGCGCGAAGGTCGCGTTCTTCAGCCTCGAAATGTCGGCCGACCAGCTCGCCACCCGCGTGCTCGCCGAACAGTCCGGCATCAGTTCCGAAGCGTTGCGCATGGGCAAGATCAGCAAGGCGGAGTTCGTGAAGCTCGCCGACGCCGCCGCCGATCTCGAATCGCTGCCGCTCTACATCGACGACACCGCCGGTCTTTCGATCAGCGGCCTGCACACGCGCGTGCGCCGTCTCCACCGCCGCCTGGACGACCAGCTCGGCCTGGTGGTGGTCGACTATCTCCAGCTGCTGCAGGGCACCGGCCGCTCCGACAACCGCGTGAACGAAATCTCGGAGATCAGCCGCGGCCTGAAGACGCTTGCAAAGGACATTGGCGTGCCGGTGATCGCGCTCTCCCAGCTCAGCCGCGCGGTGGAGCAGCGCGAGGACAAGCGCCCGCAGCTGTCCGATCTTCGCGAATCCGGCTCGATCGAGCAGGACGCCGACATGGTGTGGTTCGTGTACCGCGAGGACTATTACGTCGCCGCCAAGGAGCCCAAGCGCCCGCGCGACGGCGACGACGCCCGCGTGTTCGAGGATCACGCGAAATGGGCGGTGGACATGGAGCGCGTCTATGGTCTGGCCGAGCTCATCATCGCCAAGCAGCGCCACGGCGCCACCGGCAAGGTCACGATGAAGTTCGAGCCGACCATCACGCGCTTCAGCGACTATGTCGGCGAAGGCTATGGCAGCTTCGACAATGAGTGA
- a CDS encoding UPF0262 family protein, whose amino-acid sequence MADPRIIDVSLDERTILWRNADVEQERRIAIYDLLEGNRFAPQRVHADGYAGPYRVRLRVEDGRLAIDIRRADDSPLETLVLGLARFRRPIRDYFAICDSYYQALRQATPQQIETIDMARRGLHNEAAELLIERLSGKIEIDFDTARRLFTLICVLHIRG is encoded by the coding sequence ATGGCCGATCCGCGGATCATCGACGTCTCGCTCGACGAGCGCACCATTCTCTGGCGCAACGCGGACGTCGAGCAGGAACGGCGGATCGCGATCTACGACCTGCTGGAGGGCAACCGCTTCGCGCCGCAACGGGTGCATGCCGACGGCTATGCCGGGCCGTACCGCGTGCGGCTACGCGTAGAGGACGGGCGGTTGGCGATCGACATCCGCCGCGCCGACGACAGCCCGCTGGAGACGCTGGTGCTGGGCCTTGCCCGCTTCCGCCGGCCGATCCGCGACTATTTCGCGATCTGCGACAGCTATTACCAGGCGTTGCGCCAGGCGACGCCGCAGCAGATCGAAACCATCGACATGGCGCGCCGGGGTCTCCACAACGAGGCGGCCGAGCTGCTGATCGAGCGGCTTTCCGGCAAGATCGAGATCGATTTCGATACGGCGCGCCGCCTTTTCACGCTCATCTGCGTGCTGCACATCAGGGGTTGA
- a CDS encoding glycoside hydrolase family 25 protein, which yields MRVLKAVLAIAAALCLAGAAGWHYATDWRPSTGEYPVQGIDVSEETGPVDWLTARARGVDFAYVRAIGDGTRRDRLFQSNWAALGEAGIRRGVIHQFSLCRPAEAQADAFVTFVPRAIDALPTVLELELDEGCARRPERAQVLAGIRRFLEVVEHHTGSPMLLKVSEPFEKAYAVSGAVERPLWAAQEFFAPLYLARPWRMWQASTIRRIDGVDRPVHWDVVAP from the coding sequence ATGCGGGTTTTGAAGGCGGTGCTCGCCATCGCGGCGGCGCTGTGCCTCGCGGGGGCCGCGGGCTGGCACTATGCGACCGACTGGCGGCCCTCGACGGGCGAATATCCGGTGCAGGGCATCGACGTATCGGAGGAGACCGGGCCGGTCGACTGGCTTACGGCGCGCGCCCGCGGCGTCGACTTCGCCTATGTCCGCGCGATCGGCGACGGCACGCGGCGCGACCGGCTGTTCCAGTCCAACTGGGCGGCACTGGGGGAAGCGGGCATCCGCCGCGGCGTGATCCACCAGTTCTCGCTGTGCCGGCCGGCGGAGGCGCAGGCGGACGCGTTCGTCACCTTCGTGCCCCGCGCGATTGATGCCTTGCCGACGGTGCTGGAGCTGGAACTGGACGAAGGCTGCGCCCGTCGCCCGGAGCGCGCGCAGGTCCTTGCCGGCATTCGCCGCTTCCTGGAGGTGGTGGAGCACCACACCGGTTCGCCGATGCTGCTCAAGGTCTCCGAGCCGTTCGAAAAGGCCTATGCGGTGAGCGGCGCGGTCGAGCGGCCGCTGTGGGCCGCCCAGGAGTTCTTCGCGCCCCTCTATCTGGCACGTCCGTGGCGGATGTGGCAGGCGAGCACCATCCGGCGGATCGACGGCGTCGACCGCCCCGTCCATTGGGATGTCGTAGCACCATGA
- a CDS encoding cytidine deaminase, whose amino-acid sequence MTDIEALIAAARTAARNAHAPYSRFAVGAALRMTDGSVITGANFENASYGLSLCAETVAVATASAQGRLGEIAEVAVIGGMMVDGVATGDVPVRPCGRCRQVLNEAAQIGRRDLRVFCAGAEGDAVEEHRLSELLPHAFGPADLGL is encoded by the coding sequence ATGACCGATATCGAAGCCCTGATCGCGGCGGCACGCACCGCCGCCCGCAATGCCCACGCGCCCTATTCGCGCTTCGCCGTCGGTGCCGCCCTGCGCATGACCGACGGCAGCGTCATCACCGGCGCCAATTTCGAGAATGCGAGCTACGGCCTGTCGCTGTGCGCGGAGACGGTGGCGGTTGCCACTGCGAGCGCGCAGGGACGGCTGGGCGAGATCGCCGAGGTGGCGGTGATCGGCGGCATGATGGTCGACGGCGTCGCGACCGGGGACGTGCCGGTGCGGCCGTGCGGGCGCTGCCGGCAGGTGCTGAACGAGGCGGCGCAGATCGGGCGGCGGGACTTGCGGGTATTCTGCGCAGGTGCGGAGGGCGATGCCGTCGAGGAGCATCGGCTGTCGGAGCTGCTGCCGCATGCGTTCGGGCCGGCGGATCTGGGGCTGTAG